One Tautonia marina DNA window includes the following coding sequences:
- a CDS encoding zf-HC2 domain-containing protein, with protein sequence MPIKTCAWVRARLPLLAGGDSLGLDRWVVDRHLVRCPDCRHRLEALRASQRVLAAAAIDEPIVAEAPSLWPDLSRRLRQARRPRARTAWGFEPHRAWALPLAGGLAAGLLVAVSLVTLGAWRDPRIDTLVKEYVALDQLLPTDPPRLLKPENPEQFEQRRTRPRPRPAAAYRESHASVTPDEIPTAAPRSIPSPPPPEVELTQ encoded by the coding sequence ATGCCGATTAAAACCTGTGCATGGGTCCGGGCCCGCCTCCCGCTCCTGGCCGGAGGCGATAGCCTCGGCCTGGACCGCTGGGTGGTTGACCGCCACCTTGTGCGATGCCCCGACTGCCGGCATCGGCTCGAAGCGCTCCGCGCCAGCCAGCGCGTGCTGGCGGCCGCGGCGATCGACGAGCCGATCGTCGCGGAGGCCCCGTCACTCTGGCCCGATCTGTCGCGACGGCTCCGTCAGGCCCGACGCCCCCGAGCCCGCACGGCCTGGGGCTTCGAACCGCATCGCGCCTGGGCCTTGCCCCTGGCCGGAGGGCTGGCGGCCGGCCTGCTGGTTGCCGTCTCGCTCGTGACGCTGGGCGCCTGGCGCGATCCGAGGATCGACACGCTGGTCAAGGAGTACGTCGCGCTCGACCAGTTGCTGCCGACCGATCCGCCTCGGTTGCTCAAGCCCGAGAATCCGGAGCAGTTCGAACAGCGACGGACTCGTCCCCGGCCCCGGCCCGCCGCGGCGTACCGCGAGTCGCACGCCTCGGTCACGCCCGACGAGATCCCGACCGCCGCTCCGCGCTCGATTCCTTCGCCGCCGCCGCCCGAGGTCGAGCTGACGCAGTAA
- a CDS encoding alkaline phosphatase, with translation MIPALSRFLLPSALLSLGFSAAMAAAALGPAPKDDNDPLKAMQAEAIASKAEPRERPYHFGSQGQGNEFSNHTSHTNRLVPVFTLGKTVDLKSITGANSSYRNAERLRELYGQLPQHTLDPDAEYGDQADLYRLQKEAVERGAKQLFVVLFDGLDWETLNAAAIVKSGDPNAGAALLAGELGPAYQADGSLAVGAVVTSPTHSGAKLDVDRQSVAFPDNVLRGGYDPRFAGRGPLQVPELDAPGYLRGQSATPSELAQIHDHGGVPHAYTDSSCSAAEIAAGVKSYNSSVNVAPDGSFMTPLFHDLQRDGWKVGTVTSVPISHASPAAFYARNVSRDDYQDLTRDMLGLPSIATERGAPEVPGLDVVIGTGFGQTGNLQALQRRQGSNAVAGNVYLTDDDLAAIDTQHGGPYVVAQRTEGANGNDVLNAAAERAAAQGHRLFGFFGTEYGHLPYQTANGGYDPAPGISGEAEQYASADIAENPTLTEMTQAALTVLGQDPDQPFALFVEAGDVDWALHDNNLDAAIGAVFSGEEAIRAIIDWVEQHSSWDDAAVIITADHGHYLVINDPEALAGANR, from the coding sequence AAGGATGACAATGACCCACTCAAGGCGATGCAAGCCGAAGCCATCGCCTCGAAGGCCGAACCGCGCGAACGCCCCTACCACTTCGGCTCTCAGGGCCAGGGCAACGAGTTCTCGAACCACACCAGTCACACCAACCGCCTCGTGCCGGTCTTCACCCTCGGCAAGACGGTCGATCTCAAGAGCATCACCGGAGCCAATAGCTCCTACCGCAATGCCGAACGCCTCCGGGAGCTTTACGGCCAACTTCCCCAGCACACGCTTGACCCCGACGCCGAGTACGGCGATCAGGCCGATCTCTACCGCCTGCAAAAAGAGGCGGTCGAACGCGGGGCCAAACAGCTCTTCGTCGTCCTGTTCGACGGCCTCGACTGGGAAACCTTGAACGCCGCGGCCATCGTCAAGTCGGGCGATCCGAACGCTGGCGCCGCCCTGCTTGCCGGAGAACTCGGACCGGCCTACCAGGCCGATGGCTCACTCGCCGTCGGAGCCGTCGTCACCAGCCCGACGCACAGCGGAGCCAAACTCGACGTCGATCGCCAATCCGTCGCCTTCCCCGACAACGTCCTCCGGGGCGGTTACGACCCCCGATTCGCCGGCCGAGGCCCGTTGCAGGTTCCCGAGCTTGACGCCCCCGGTTACCTCCGCGGACAGTCGGCCACCCCGAGCGAGCTGGCCCAGATCCACGATCACGGCGGCGTCCCTCACGCCTACACCGACAGCTCCTGCAGCGCCGCCGAGATCGCCGCCGGGGTCAAGAGCTACAACAGCAGCGTCAACGTTGCTCCCGACGGCTCCTTCATGACCCCCCTGTTCCACGACCTTCAGCGCGACGGCTGGAAGGTCGGCACCGTGACCAGTGTGCCGATCAGCCACGCCTCTCCCGCCGCCTTCTACGCCCGCAACGTCTCCCGAGACGACTACCAGGACCTGACCCGCGACATGCTCGGCCTGCCGAGCATCGCCACCGAGCGCGGCGCCCCCGAGGTCCCCGGCCTCGACGTGGTCATCGGCACCGGATTCGGTCAGACGGGCAACCTTCAGGCCCTTCAACGCCGCCAGGGATCGAACGCCGTGGCCGGGAACGTCTACCTCACCGACGACGATCTGGCCGCCATCGACACCCAGCACGGCGGCCCTTACGTCGTCGCCCAGCGCACCGAAGGGGCCAACGGCAACGACGTTCTCAATGCCGCCGCCGAACGTGCCGCCGCCCAGGGGCACCGGCTGTTCGGCTTCTTCGGCACTGAGTACGGCCACCTGCCCTATCAGACCGCCAACGGCGGCTACGACCCCGCCCCGGGCATTTCCGGCGAGGCCGAGCAATACGCCTCGGCCGACATCGCCGAGAACCCGACCCTCACCGAGATGACCCAGGCCGCCCTGACCGTCCTCGGCCAGGACCCCGACCAGCCGTTCGCCCTCTTTGTCGAGGCCGGCGACGTTGACTGGGCCTTGCACGACAACAACCTTGATGCCGCCATCGGCGCCGTCTTCTCCGGCGAGGAGGCGATCCGGGCCATCATCGACTGGGTCGAGCAGCACAGCTCGTGGGACGACGCCGCGGTCATCATCACGGCCGACCACGGCCACTACCTCGTCATCAACGACCCCGAAGCCCTGGCCGGTGCGAACCGCTGA